In the genome of Paracoccus tegillarcae, one region contains:
- a CDS encoding glycosyltransferase family 4 protein encodes MTATEDPSADDAGDTRLSVLLLADDCNPEWPSLPIVGYKYALALSRVANITVATHVRNRENIEIADAKGIEFVYVDNEYVAAPMYRLSTRLRGGTNVAWSTNMIMQYLPYLAFEREVWKRFRNELRAGRFDLVQRITPMSPTLPSYIAGKVDQPFVLGPLNGNLPWPAAFRGEQKRERERLRALRKVARHLPYARGTFKNAALVLAGFEHTIAELRAAAPGKVVNFPEVGVDPDIFHARGRDKPAFGGQGPYRFIFAGRLVPYKLPEVAIRAFVAAGGGHAAGVDPRLAEHRLHIVGDGPEMPRLQEIVQRHGLEQVVHFEGSKSQSELAAMMRDADGFIFPSIRELGAGVVIEAMACGMCPIVTDYGAPGHLAGRGRGHLAPLAPLDDLVASYRNMLIASVEDPDDASARAGAAQIYAQQYYTWDQKARATLAYWDDILTGNPLRDRGEFD; translated from the coding sequence ATGACTGCGACAGAGGACCCATCTGCTGACGACGCGGGGGATACGCGCCTCTCGGTCCTGCTGTTGGCTGACGACTGCAACCCGGAATGGCCGTCGCTGCCGATTGTCGGATACAAATATGCGCTGGCGTTGTCCCGAGTGGCCAATATCACAGTGGCCACGCATGTCCGAAATCGAGAGAATATCGAGATAGCGGATGCGAAAGGGATCGAGTTTGTCTACGTCGACAACGAATACGTCGCAGCGCCGATGTATCGGCTGTCGACCCGGCTGCGCGGCGGGACGAATGTTGCCTGGTCGACCAACATGATCATGCAATACCTGCCCTATCTCGCTTTCGAGCGCGAGGTCTGGAAACGGTTCCGCAATGAACTGCGCGCGGGCCGCTTCGATCTGGTTCAACGGATCACGCCAATGTCGCCGACCCTACCCAGCTATATCGCGGGCAAAGTCGATCAGCCCTTTGTTCTTGGTCCGTTGAACGGAAACCTGCCATGGCCAGCGGCGTTTCGCGGAGAACAAAAGCGAGAGCGCGAAAGACTGAGGGCGCTGCGCAAGGTGGCGCGGCATTTGCCTTATGCGCGCGGTACATTCAAGAATGCAGCACTGGTACTGGCCGGGTTCGAACACACGATAGCAGAACTGCGCGCCGCAGCGCCGGGCAAGGTAGTGAACTTTCCCGAAGTCGGCGTGGATCCCGATATCTTCCACGCGCGCGGGCGTGATAAACCGGCCTTTGGCGGGCAGGGGCCGTACCGGTTCATCTTTGCCGGCCGGCTGGTGCCCTATAAGTTGCCCGAAGTCGCGATCCGGGCCTTTGTGGCAGCGGGCGGCGGGCACGCGGCGGGCGTGGACCCTCGGCTTGCCGAACATCGGTTGCATATTGTCGGCGATGGGCCCGAAATGCCACGGCTGCAGGAAATCGTGCAACGTCACGGCTTGGAACAAGTGGTGCATTTCGAAGGCAGCAAGAGCCAGTCCGAACTGGCCGCGATGATGCGTGACGCGGACGGTTTCATCTTCCCCTCGATCCGCGAACTTGGCGCAGGGGTTGTCATCGAGGCGATGGCCTGCGGCATGTGTCCGATCGTGACCGACTACGGTGCGCCGGGCCATCTGGCGGGTCGGGGAAGGGGTCATCTAGCACCGCTTGCGCCGCTAGACGATCTGGTGGCAAGCTATCGCAATATGCTGATTGCGAGCGTCGAGGACCCCGACGATGCCAGCGCCCGTGCAGGCGCAGC
- a CDS encoding co-chaperone GroES codes for MAFKPLHDRVLVRRVESDEKTKGGLIIPDSAKEKPAEGEIVSVGEGARKDSGELIAPSVKSGDRVLFGKWSGTEVTLDGEELLIMKEGDIMGIIG; via the coding sequence ATGGCATTCAAACCGCTGCATGACCGCGTCTTGGTCCGTCGCGTCGAATCCGACGAAAAGACCAAAGGCGGCCTGATTATCCCGGACAGCGCCAAAGAAAAACCCGCCGAGGGCGAAATCGTCTCGGTCGGCGAAGGCGCGCGCAAAGATTCGGGCGAGCTGATCGCACCTTCCGTCAAGAGCGGCGACCGCGTTCTGTTCGGCAAATGGTCCGGCACCGAAGTGACGCTGGACGGCGAAGAGCTGCTGATCATGAAAGAAGGCGACATCATGGGTATCATCGGCTGA
- the groL gene encoding chaperonin GroEL (60 kDa chaperone family; promotes refolding of misfolded polypeptides especially under stressful conditions; forms two stacked rings of heptamers to form a barrel-shaped 14mer; ends can be capped by GroES; misfolded proteins enter the barrel where they are refolded when GroES binds): MAGKDVKFSTDARDRMLKGVNILADAVKVTLGPKGRNVVIDKSFGAPRITKDGVTVAKEIELSDKFENMGAQMVREVASRTNDEAGDGTTTATVLAQAIVREGMKAVAAGMNPMDLKRGIDLATAKVVESIKSASRPVNDSDEVAQVGTISANGEAQIGRFIADAMQKVGNEGVITVEENKGMDTEVEVVEGMQFDRGYLSPYFVTNPDKMIVDLEDAYILLHEKKLSSLQPMVPLLEAVIQSGKPLLIISEDVEGEALATLVVNKLRGGLKIAAVKAPGFGDRRKAMLQDIAILTGGQVISEDLGMKLENVGIEMLGTAKKVTINKDNTTIVDGAGEKAEIEARVAQIRQQIEETTSDYDKEKLQERVAKLAGGVAVIRVGGMSEIEVKERKDRVDDALNATRAAVQEGVVVGGGVALVQGGKALDGLKGENSDQDAGVSIVRRALEAPMRQIAENAGVDGAVVAGKIRESSDKAFGFNAQTEEYGDMFKFGVIDPAKVVRTALEDAASVAGLLVTTEAMIAEKPEPKGTGGGMPDMGGMGGMGGMGGMM, from the coding sequence ATGGCTGGCAAGGACGTTAAGTTCAGCACCGACGCCCGTGACCGTATGCTCAAGGGCGTGAATATCCTGGCCGATGCGGTCAAGGTTACGCTCGGCCCCAAAGGCCGCAACGTGGTCATCGACAAATCCTTCGGCGCACCGCGCATCACCAAGGACGGTGTCACCGTCGCCAAGGAAATCGAACTGTCCGACAAGTTCGAAAACATGGGCGCGCAGATGGTCCGCGAAGTGGCTTCGCGCACCAATGACGAGGCCGGCGACGGCACCACCACCGCGACGGTTCTGGCACAAGCCATCGTCCGCGAAGGCATGAAGGCGGTTGCCGCCGGCATGAACCCGATGGACCTCAAGCGCGGCATCGACCTGGCAACCGCCAAAGTCGTTGAATCGATCAAATCCGCTTCGCGCCCTGTCAATGACAGCGACGAAGTTGCTCAGGTCGGCACCATCTCGGCCAATGGCGAGGCCCAGATCGGCCGCTTTATCGCCGATGCCATGCAGAAAGTTGGCAACGAGGGTGTGATCACCGTCGAAGAAAACAAAGGCATGGATACCGAAGTCGAAGTCGTCGAAGGCATGCAGTTCGACCGCGGCTACCTGTCGCCCTACTTCGTCACCAATCCCGACAAGATGATCGTGGATCTGGAAGACGCCTATATCCTGCTGCACGAAAAGAAACTGTCCTCGCTGCAGCCGATGGTTCCGCTGCTGGAGGCCGTGATCCAGTCGGGCAAACCGCTGCTGATCATCTCGGAAGACGTCGAAGGCGAGGCTCTGGCCACGCTGGTCGTCAACAAACTGCGCGGCGGCCTGAAAATCGCTGCTGTCAAAGCTCCGGGCTTCGGTGATCGCCGCAAGGCCATGCTGCAGGACATCGCCATTCTGACCGGTGGTCAGGTGATCAGCGAAGATCTGGGCATGAAGCTGGAAAATGTCGGCATCGAGATGCTGGGCACCGCCAAGAAAGTCACCATCAACAAGGACAACACCACCATTGTTGACGGCGCTGGCGAGAAAGCGGAAATCGAGGCACGCGTTGCCCAGATCCGTCAGCAGATCGAAGAAACCACCAGCGATTACGACAAAGAGAAGCTGCAGGAACGTGTGGCCAAGCTGGCTGGCGGTGTTGCTGTTATCCGCGTCGGTGGCATGAGCGAAATCGAAGTGAAAGAGCGTAAGGACCGCGTAGATGACGCGCTGAACGCTACTCGTGCGGCTGTGCAGGAAGGCGTCGTCGTCGGCGGCGGTGTTGCTCTGGTTCAGGGCGGCAAGGCACTGGACGGCCTGAAGGGCGAGAACTCGGATCAGGACGCAGGCGTCAGCATCGTACGCCGCGCGCTGGAGGCTCCGATGCGCCAGATCGCTGAAAACGCAGGCGTCGACGGTGCCGTAGTTGCCGGCAAGATCCGCGAATCGAGCGACAAGGCATTTGGCTTTAACGCGCAGACCGAAGAATATGGCGACATGTTCAAGTTCGGCGTCATCGACCCGGCCAAAGTCGTGCGTACCGCGCTGGAAGACGCGGCATCGGTTGCTGGCCTGCTGGTCACCACCGAAGCCATGATCGCCGAAAAGCCCGAGCCGAAAGGCACAGGCGGCGGCATGCCCGATATGGGCGGCATGGGCGGCATGGGCGGCATGGGCGGCATGATGTAA
- a CDS encoding transporter, whose product MSTLWLLLIVVLMTVLGDYLIKLATALPDGLLSRSFVIGSMMYGASAIGWFFLMRKHSLAAVGVLYSSGTLILMAALGVIVFREPIGPREALGVALAMASLLIMSHRS is encoded by the coding sequence ATGTCGACCCTGTGGCTCTTGCTGATCGTTGTTTTGATGACGGTCCTTGGCGATTATCTGATCAAGCTTGCCACTGCATTGCCGGATGGATTGCTGTCGCGCAGCTTCGTCATCGGCTCAATGATGTATGGGGCGTCCGCGATTGGTTGGTTCTTTCTGATGCGCAAGCATTCACTGGCTGCCGTTGGCGTGCTCTATTCTTCCGGCACATTGATATTGATGGCAGCCTTGGGCGTCATCGTCTTTCGAGAACCGATCGGCCCGCGAGAGGCGCTTGGCGTGGCCCTGGCCATGGCGTCGTTACTGATCATGAGCCATCGCAGCTAG
- a CDS encoding cation transporter: MTSAAIQDTRTREARSLTIAMWGNLFMAAAGLLAGFLSNSGAIMVDGLFSMIGFLSALLARRISRKLDAGPDRLRPYGYAADEAIFVTFRSLSLLGLVLFAVTAAAKNIFDYMTGSVPEPLIFGPMIGYFSLIGATCFALWATHYRAWLKTGRKSDILQLEARAAAFDGLITAAAGMGLGLIYLLRDGPLGGLAPIGDSLIVLLLCLTVVGQYYGGFRAGLSELAGVTASPERIARARRAMRPALVADGGKLLDMSVMKLGRSFQVTVYYDPGRPITAEQIDTLNLRLQHGVQPTLPGGEVLLFITRYPRRWPGNMPALAGTPG; encoded by the coding sequence ATGACCAGTGCTGCAATACAAGACACCCGAACCCGCGAGGCGCGGTCACTGACCATCGCCATGTGGGGCAATCTGTTCATGGCCGCCGCCGGCCTGCTGGCAGGGTTCCTGTCCAATTCGGGCGCGATCATGGTGGATGGGCTGTTTTCAATGATCGGCTTTCTTTCTGCGCTGCTGGCGCGGCGGATCAGTCGGAAACTCGATGCCGGGCCCGACCGCTTGCGGCCTTATGGCTATGCGGCAGACGAGGCGATCTTTGTCACCTTCCGCTCGTTGTCGCTGCTGGGTCTGGTCCTGTTTGCGGTGACGGCGGCGGCCAAGAATATCTTTGACTATATGACCGGAAGCGTCCCTGAACCGCTGATCTTCGGGCCGATGATCGGCTATTTCAGCTTGATCGGTGCGACATGCTTCGCGCTTTGGGCGACGCATTATCGGGCCTGGCTCAAGACCGGGCGCAAAAGCGACATCCTGCAGCTGGAGGCCCGCGCCGCGGCCTTTGACGGGCTGATCACCGCTGCAGCCGGGATGGGACTTGGTCTCATCTATCTGCTGCGTGACGGGCCGCTTGGAGGCCTTGCGCCGATTGGCGATTCGCTGATTGTGCTGCTGCTGTGCCTGACGGTCGTCGGGCAGTATTATGGCGGCTTTCGTGCTGGCCTGAGTGAGTTGGCCGGTGTGACCGCCTCGCCCGAGCGGATTGCCCGTGCCCGCCGCGCCATGCGGCCGGCACTGGTCGCGGATGGTGGCAAACTGCTGGACATGTCTGTGATGAAACTGGGCCGCAGCTTTCAGGTGACGGTCTATTACGATCCGGGGCGTCCGATCACTGCCGAACAGATCGACACGCTGAACCTGAGGCTACAGCATGGCGTGCAACCCACCCTGCCCGGCGGAGAGGTTCTGCTGTTCATCACCCGCTATCCGCGCCGTTGGCCGGGCAATATGCCCGCCTTGGCCGGGACACCGGGTTGA
- the trxB gene encoding thioredoxin-disulfide reductase: protein MSETTHTQLLIVGSGPAGYTAAVYGARAMLNPLLIQGMQPGGQLTITTEVENWPGETEIQGPELMVNMEAHARAMGAGIVTDIVTSLDLSKRPFRAECDSGHVVTADAVILATGAQARWLGLESEEKFKGFGVSACATCDGFFYRGKPVLVIGGGNTAVEEALFLTKFASKVTLVHRRDSLRAEKILQERLFNNPKVEIIWDHELTEVTGQENPLGVTGAVLRSTKDGSTMQVDGDGVFIAIGHAPASELVKEQLDLHNGGYVKVQPGSTRTSVPGVFAAGDLTDHIYRQAVTSAGMGCMAALDAEHFLAEHGQAGEPAPDAGELAETVPAS, encoded by the coding sequence ATGTCCGAAACCACACATACGCAATTGCTGATCGTCGGCTCGGGTCCGGCGGGTTACACGGCTGCGGTTTATGGCGCGCGTGCGATGCTGAACCCCCTGCTGATCCAGGGAATGCAGCCCGGCGGACAGCTGACCATCACCACAGAGGTCGAAAACTGGCCCGGCGAGACCGAAATCCAGGGTCCCGAACTGATGGTGAATATGGAGGCTCACGCCCGCGCCATGGGGGCCGGCATTGTCACCGATATCGTCACCTCGCTGGATCTGTCCAAGCGTCCGTTCCGCGCCGAATGTGACAGCGGGCATGTGGTGACTGCCGATGCGGTCATTCTGGCAACGGGCGCGCAGGCGCGCTGGCTGGGATTGGAAAGCGAAGAAAAGTTCAAGGGTTTCGGCGTCAGTGCTTGTGCCACCTGCGACGGTTTCTTTTATCGCGGCAAGCCGGTTCTGGTGATCGGCGGCGGCAATACTGCCGTGGAAGAGGCGCTGTTTCTGACCAAGTTCGCCTCCAAGGTGACGCTGGTCCATCGCCGCGACAGTCTGCGGGCAGAAAAGATCCTGCAGGAAAGGCTGTTTAACAATCCCAAGGTCGAGATCATCTGGGATCACGAATTGACCGAGGTGACCGGGCAGGAAAATCCTCTGGGCGTGACCGGGGCGGTTCTGCGCTCGACCAAGGACGGCTCGACGATGCAGGTGGACGGCGATGGCGTCTTTATCGCCATCGGACATGCGCCCGCCAGTGAGTTGGTCAAGGAACAGCTGGACCTGCATAACGGCGGCTATGTAAAGGTGCAGCCGGGCAGCACCCGAACCTCGGTGCCGGGCGTCTTTGCTGCGGGCGATCTGACCGACCATATCTATCGTCAGGCCGTGACCAGTGCCGGTATGGGGTGCATGGCTGCACTGGACGCAGAGCATTTTCTGGCTGAACATGGCCAGGCGGGTGAGCCGGCGCCAGACGCGGGCGAATTGGCCGAGACCGTTCCCGCAAGCTAA
- a CDS encoding Lrp/AsnC family transcriptional regulator, with protein sequence MAGAKLDDIDRKILSELQADGRMTNVELARRVGISAPPCLRRVRALEELGYIRGYHADIDPRELGFEVQVFAMVRLASQSERDLAAFETLCSDWPLVRECHMLNGEIDFILKCVSPDLSTFQRFLTDNLTAAPNVASVKTSLVIRCAKDEPAVPFEVVEERIRDAG encoded by the coding sequence ATGGCAGGCGCAAAGCTGGACGATATCGACCGCAAGATCCTGTCCGAGTTGCAGGCCGACGGGCGCATGACCAATGTCGAGCTGGCGCGCCGCGTCGGCATCTCGGCCCCGCCCTGCCTGCGCCGCGTCCGCGCGCTTGAGGAACTGGGCTATATTCGTGGGTATCACGCCGATATCGACCCGCGCGAGTTGGGCTTTGAGGTGCAGGTCTTCGCCATGGTCCGGCTGGCTTCGCAATCCGAACGTGATCTGGCAGCGTTTGAAACACTGTGCTCTGACTGGCCGCTCGTACGCGAATGCCACATGCTGAACGGCGAGATCGATTTCATCCTGAAATGCGTATCGCCCGACCTGTCGACCTTTCAACGGTTTCTGACCGACAATCTGACCGCCGCGCCCAATGTGGCAAGCGTAAAGACCTCACTGGTGATCCGCTGCGCCAAGGACGAGCCCGCCGTGCCGTTCGAGGTGGTCGAGGAAAGAATCAGAGACGCCGGATGA
- the pgeF gene encoding peptidoglycan editing factor PgeF, with translation MQVMLEILTHPLLGNVRHGFFTRKGGASSGLFAGLNCGRGSSDQAEAVSVNRGRVAEAMGVPPARLVTVHQVHSSNVVTVDETSDLEDIAQIQADALVTTQPGVALAVLTADCQPVLFADPDAGVIGAAHAGWKGALNGVLEATVAAMRGAGAMNIRAVIGPTISQRAYEVGEDFMEDFIAEDMDYTRFFSGGPNGRPMFDLPGFGLSRLRAAGVDAEYSGHCTYSDPDRFFSYRRATHEGQADYGRLISVISL, from the coding sequence ATGCAAGTCATGCTTGAGATTTTGACACATCCGCTGCTGGGCAATGTCCGGCACGGCTTTTTCACGCGCAAAGGCGGGGCCAGTTCCGGCCTGTTCGCGGGGTTGAATTGCGGTCGCGGATCCTCGGATCAGGCCGAGGCGGTGAGCGTGAACCGCGGACGTGTGGCAGAGGCGATGGGCGTGCCGCCCGCGCGTCTGGTGACCGTCCATCAGGTGCATTCGTCCAATGTGGTCACCGTGGATGAGACGTCTGACCTCGAAGATATCGCGCAAATTCAGGCGGATGCGCTGGTGACGACCCAGCCCGGCGTGGCGCTGGCCGTGCTGACGGCGGATTGCCAGCCGGTGCTCTTTGCCGACCCTGACGCGGGCGTCATAGGTGCCGCGCATGCCGGCTGGAAAGGCGCACTGAATGGCGTGCTAGAGGCCACGGTCGCGGCCATGCGCGGGGCAGGGGCCATGAATATCCGCGCGGTGATCGGCCCGACGATCAGCCAGCGTGCCTATGAAGTCGGCGAGGATTTCATGGAAGATTTCATTGCCGAAGACATGGACTACACACGTTTCTTTTCCGGTGGCCCGAATGGACGCCCGATGTTCGACCTGCCGGGTTTTGGCCTTTCGCGACTGCGCGCGGCCGGCGTCGATGCCGAATATTCAGGCCATTGCACCTATTCCGACCCCGACCGCTTCTTCAGCTATCGTCGCGCGACGCATGAGGGACAGGCGGACTATGGGCGCCTGATTTCGGTGATTTCGCTATAG
- a CDS encoding class I SAM-dependent methyltransferase, with protein sequence MTPLANIIAAQIRATGPMTLADYMDICLLHPMHGYYATRDPFGAAGDFTTAPEISQMFGELCGLALAQAWLDQGQPAPFTLAEPGPGRGTLMADMLRAIRVAPGMSDAAQVALIEASAHLRGLQREKLGRVSHLDAVDDLPAAPLFLMANEFFDALPIRQFQRVSDGWAERVVGLDGDRLSMGLAAPVDLPREGAVGDIYETCPSAPAIIGQIAARIAAHGGAAIIADYGGWNGSGDTFQAMRNHAFDDPLAHPGEADLTAHVDFAPLAAAAISAGAVAARPVFQGDWLAMMGIKERASRLEAAGDKAAMAGYHRLTDPHEMGHLFKMLAIWPQGAAPVPGFTALDDDASHA encoded by the coding sequence ATGACCCCGCTGGCCAATATCATCGCGGCGCAGATCCGTGCGACCGGGCCGATGACGTTGGCCGATTATATGGATATCTGCCTGCTGCACCCCATGCATGGTTACTACGCCACCCGCGATCCCTTTGGCGCGGCGGGCGATTTCACCACAGCCCCCGAGATCAGCCAGATGTTCGGCGAGCTTTGCGGCCTTGCCCTTGCACAGGCCTGGCTGGATCAGGGCCAACCCGCTCCCTTTACCCTGGCCGAGCCGGGGCCCGGGCGTGGCACGCTGATGGCCGATATGCTGCGTGCGATCCGTGTGGCGCCGGGCATGTCGGATGCGGCCCAGGTCGCGCTGATCGAGGCCTCGGCGCATCTGCGCGGTTTGCAGCGCGAAAAGCTGGGTCGCGTGAGCCATCTCGACGCGGTTGACGATCTGCCAGCCGCGCCCTTGTTCCTGATGGCCAATGAATTCTTCGATGCGCTGCCGATCCGTCAGTTTCAGCGCGTGTCTGATGGATGGGCGGAGCGCGTGGTCGGGCTGGATGGCGACCGGCTGTCCATGGGCTTGGCTGCGCCGGTGGATCTGCCGCGCGAGGGCGCGGTCGGTGACATCTACGAAACCTGCCCGTCAGCGCCAGCCATTATCGGGCAGATTGCCGCGCGGATCGCTGCGCATGGCGGCGCGGCGATCATCGCGGATTACGGTGGCTGGAACGGATCGGGCGACACGTTTCAGGCGATGCGCAACCATGCCTTTGACGATCCGCTGGCCCATCCCGGCGAAGCCGATCTGACAGCGCATGTGGATTTCGCCCCTCTGGCTGCAGCGGCGATCTCTGCCGGTGCGGTGGCCGCTCGCCCTGTCTTTCAGGGCGACTGGCTGGCCATGATGGGGATCAAGGAACGGGCATCGCGGCTTGAGGCTGCGGGTGACAAGGCGGCGATGGCGGGGTATCACCGCTTGACCGATCCACACGAGATGGGTCACCTTTTCAAGATGCTGGCGATCTGGCCGCAAGGTGCCGCGCCAGTGCCTGGTTTCACTGCGCTGGACGATGATGCAAGTCATGCTTGA
- the lgt gene encoding prolipoprotein diacylglyceryl transferase, with amino-acid sequence MIPFPDISPEIFTLQLGEFSFSLRWYALAYLAGLIIGWRLVVGLMRRPALWGGTVPMRPELVDDLLTWIILGVIVGGRLGFVLFYEPAYYLANPLDIVKVWQGGMSFHGGFLGVIVAAWLFARRHQIAPLRLADALAVVAPVGLFFGRIANFINAELWGRPTDMPWGVIFPGEAAQYCPGIEGLCARHPSQLYEAGLEGLLLGLILWGLARAGALTRPGLAFGVFLMGYGLSRIFVELFRVADAQFITPDNPLGHVIGGPVWGLSMGQVLSLPMVLLGLFFILRARRA; translated from the coding sequence ATGATCCCCTTTCCCGATATCAGCCCGGAAATCTTTACCCTTCAACTGGGCGAGTTCAGTTTTTCGCTGCGCTGGTATGCGCTGGCCTATCTGGCGGGGCTGATCATTGGCTGGCGTCTGGTGGTCGGCCTGATGCGGCGGCCCGCGCTGTGGGGCGGCACCGTGCCCATGCGTCCCGAACTGGTGGATGATCTGCTGACCTGGATCATTCTGGGCGTGATCGTGGGGGGGCGGCTAGGCTTTGTGCTGTTTTATGAGCCTGCCTATTATCTGGCCAACCCGCTGGACATCGTGAAGGTCTGGCAGGGCGGGATGAGTTTTCACGGCGGTTTTCTGGGCGTGATCGTCGCAGCCTGGCTGTTCGCCCGGCGTCACCAGATCGCGCCCTTGCGGCTGGCCGATGCCCTGGCGGTCGTCGCGCCGGTCGGACTGTTCTTTGGCCGCATCGCCAATTTCATCAATGCAGAGCTATGGGGCCGACCGACCGATATGCCCTGGGGCGTCATTTTCCCCGGCGAGGCCGCGCAGTATTGTCCCGGCATCGAGGGGCTATGCGCCCGTCACCCCAGCCAACTCTATGAGGCGGGGCTGGAGGGGCTGCTGCTTGGCCTGATTTTGTGGGGCTTGGCGCGCGCAGGCGCGCTGACGCGGCCGGGTCTGGCATTTGGCGTCTTTCTGATGGGTTACGGCCTGTCGCGCATTTTCGTCGAATTGTTTCGCGTGGCCGACGCGCAATTCATCACGCCCGATAACCCGCTTGGCCATGTGATCGGTGGCCCCGTCTGGGGGCTGTCGATGGGGCAGGTCCTGTCCTTGCCCATGGTCCTGCTGGGTTTGTTCTTTATCCTGCGCGCCCGGCGGGCATGA
- a CDS encoding accessory factor UbiK family protein produces the protein MSTNNRFFDDMSKLMTNAMGVAQGAKGEAENAMKSWVDRWLADRDFVTREEFDAVRDMAIKARTENAELKARLDKLETKSQG, from the coding sequence ATGAGCACCAATAACCGCTTTTTCGACGACATGTCGAAGCTGATGACAAATGCCATGGGCGTGGCCCAGGGCGCCAAGGGCGAAGCCGAGAACGCCATGAAATCTTGGGTAGATCGCTGGCTGGCCGACCGTGATTTCGTCACCCGCGAGGAATTCGATGCCGTGCGCGACATGGCCATCAAGGCGCGCACCGAAAATGCCGAGCTAAAGGCGCGGCTGGACAAGCTTGAGACGAAATCTCAGGGCTGA
- a CDS encoding DUF6476 family protein, which produces MDQEDRGWTSAAELRWLKMLVTGLSVVMGLGMIAIVALLWIRLSQPMLPDLPTNIVLPDGASVQAVTFARDFIVVVTDAGEVLLYDQSGAMISRVQP; this is translated from the coding sequence ATGGATCAGGAAGACAGGGGTTGGACATCGGCGGCGGAACTGCGCTGGCTGAAAATGCTGGTGACCGGCCTGTCTGTGGTGATGGGCTTGGGCATGATCGCGATCGTGGCCTTGCTGTGGATCAGGCTCAGCCAGCCGATGCTGCCGGATTTGCCCACCAATATCGTTCTGCCTGACGGCGCATCCGTGCAGGCCGTCACCTTCGCCCGCGACTTCATCGTCGTTGTGACAGATGCGGGCGAGGTGCTGCTTTATGATCAGAGCGGCGCGATGATATCGCGGGTTCAGCCCTGA
- a CDS encoding RluA family pseudouridine synthase — translation MSDLVIIIPGSPPARLDKALALAVPEAAALSRSRLARLIADGAVTGPEGVIRDGKARVSEGQEYRIAVPQPEPVETRPEAIPLSIAYEDADLIVVDKPAGMVVHPAPGSPNGTLVNALLAHCGDTLSGIGGEKRPGIVHRIDKDTSGLLVVAKSDRAHHGLAAQFEAHSATRRYLALAHGVIDLADPRLRGVPGTSFEDGNVLKITTRLARHASDRQKQAVYFDRGRHAVTRARMLERFGKPPSAMLVECRLETGRTHQIRVHLAHAGLGLIGDPVYGGARRASARALGEAAQMAADFSRQALHAAHLGFDHPVSGEPLAFDSPMPQDMAALLDLLRKAPQT, via the coding sequence ATGTCCGACCTTGTGATCATCATTCCGGGCAGTCCGCCCGCACGGCTTGATAAGGCGCTTGCGCTTGCAGTGCCAGAGGCAGCCGCGCTTTCGCGGTCGCGTCTGGCGCGGCTGATCGCCGATGGCGCGGTCACCGGACCCGAAGGCGTCATCCGCGATGGCAAGGCCCGCGTCAGTGAGGGGCAGGAATATCGCATCGCCGTGCCCCAGCCCGAACCGGTCGAGACCCGCCCAGAGGCGATCCCGCTGAGCATCGCATATGAGGATGCCGACCTGATCGTCGTGGACAAGCCCGCCGGCATGGTCGTCCACCCTGCCCCCGGCAGCCCGAATGGCACGCTGGTCAACGCGCTGCTGGCGCATTGCGGCGACACGCTGTCGGGCATCGGTGGCGAAAAGCGTCCCGGCATCGTGCACAGGATCGACAAGGATACATCGGGACTGCTGGTCGTCGCCAAATCCGACCGTGCCCATCATGGACTGGCCGCGCAGTTCGAGGCCCATAGCGCAACCCGCCGCTATCTGGCGCTGGCGCATGGTGTGATCGATCTGGCCGATCCACGCCTGCGCGGTGTGCCCGGCACCAGCTTCGAGGATGGCAACGTCCTCAAGATCACCACACGCCTGGCGCGACATGCGAGCGACCGGCAGAAGCAGGCGGTCTATTTCGACAGAGGCCGCCACGCGGTGACGCGCGCGCGGATGTTGGAACGATTCGGCAAACCACCCTCGGCCATGCTGGTCGAATGCAGGTTGGAAACAGGCCGCACCCATCAGATCCGTGTCCATTTGGCGCATGCGGGGCTGGGGCTGATCGGCGATCCGGTTTACGGCGGTGCAAGACGCGCATCGGCCCGTGCGCTCGGAGAGGCGGCCCAGATGGCGGCCGATTTTTCCCGTCAGGCACTGCATGCCGCGCATCTGGGCTTTGATCATCCGGTGTCAGGCGAGCCACTTGCCTTTGACAGCCCCATGCCACAGGATATGGCAGCCCTGCTGGACCTGCTGCGCAAGGCGCCACAAACTTGA